In Chrysemys picta bellii isolate R12L10 chromosome 3, ASM1138683v2, whole genome shotgun sequence, a single genomic region encodes these proteins:
- the LOC135982467 gene encoding uncharacterized protein LOC135982467 isoform X8: MGTRMAPQYANIFMADLEQRFLSSRPLVPLLYLRYIDDIFIIWTHGKEALEEFHLDFNNFHPTINLSLDQSTQEIHFLDTTVQISDGHINTTLYRKPTDRYTYLHASSFHPRHITRSIVYSQALRYNRICSNPSDRDKHLQDLYQAFVKLQYPPGEVRKQIDRARRVPRNHLLQDRPNKDNNRTPLAITYSPQLKPLQRIIHDLQPILENDPSLSQTLGGRPVLAYRQPPNLKQILTSNYTPHHRNTNPGTYPCSKPRCLLCPHIYSGNSIRGPNHISHTIRGSFTCTSTNVIYAIMCQQCPSAMYIGQTGQSLRKRINGHKSDIRNGNIHKAVSEHFNLPGHSITDLKVTIIEQKNFRNRLQRETAELKFICKFNIINLGLNRDWEWLAHYRSSFSSPGIDTSSSIIGSGLHPP; this comes from the coding sequence atgggtacccgcatggccccacagtatgccaacatttttatggctgacttagaacaacgcttcctcagctctcgtcccctagtgcccctcctctacttgcgctacattgatgacatcttcatcatatggacccacggaaaggaggcccttgaagaattccacctggacttcaacaatttccaccccaccatcaacctcagcctggaccagtccacacaagagatccacttcctggacactacagtacaaataagtgatggtcacataaacaccaccctataccggaaacctactgaccgctatacgtacctacatgcctccagcttccatccaagacacatcacacgatccattgtctacagccaagccctaagatacaaccgaatttgctccaatccctcagacagagacaaacacctacaagatctttatcaagcattcgtaaaactacaatatccacctggggaagtgaggaaacagattgacagagcaagacgggtacccagaaatcacctactacaggacaggcccaacaaggacaataacagaacaccactggccatcacatacagcccccagctaaaacctctccagcgcattatccacgatctacaacctatcctggaaaatgatccctcactctcacagaccttgggaggcaggccagtcctcgcttacagacaaccccccaacctgaagcaaatactcaccagcaactacacaccacaccacagaaacaccaacccaggaacctatccctgtagcaaacctcgttgcctactctgtccccatatctactctggcaacagcatcagaggacccaaccacatcagccacaccatcaggggctcattcacctgcacatccactaatgtcatatatgccatcatgtgccagcaatgcccctctgccatgtacattggccaaaccggacagtccctccgcaaaagaataaatggacacaaatcagacatcaggaatggtaacatacacaaggcAGTAAGtgaacatttcaatctccctggtcattctattacagatttaaaagtcactatcattgaacaaaaaaacttcagaaacagacttcaaagagaaacagcagaactaaaattcatttgcaaattcaacatcATTAacctgggcttg